The following coding sequences lie in one Apium graveolens cultivar Ventura chromosome 1, ASM990537v1, whole genome shotgun sequence genomic window:
- the LOC141682076 gene encoding uncharacterized protein LOC141682076 has protein sequence MASLSSSTERTETDPVDAQVVAPVSEQILPPLPPEPAPEIPLPPEWEDLEPQIPMPPVEIPEMPPMEPEAEPPVYAPMEQPVLFPAPLAIYAPVPGVYQFPQPEFIDEIVVDGPLPSRGSSTDLHEHHTVTYQRFSREGGED, from the exons atggcttctttatcatcatctacggagaggaccgagacagatccagtggatgcacaggtagtagccccagtgtcagagcagatcttacctccattgccacctgagccagcaccagagataccacttcccccggag tgggaggatttagagcctcagattcctatgccaccagtcgagattccagagatgccaccgatggagccagaggcagagccgcctgtgtatgcgcctatggagcagcctgtcttatttcctgccccattagccatttatgcacctgttccgggagtttatcagtttcctcagccggagtttatagatgagatcgtggtagatggaccattaccttctcgaggttccagcactgatcttcatgagcatcataccgtgacttaccagcgctttagcagagagggaggagaggattag